In one window of Bacillota bacterium LX-D DNA:
- the infA gene encoding translation initiation factor IF-1: MSKQDVIEVEGKVIEPLPNAMFKVELENGHKVLAHVSGKIRMNFIRILPGDRVTIELSPYDLNRGRIVYRFK, from the coding sequence GTGTCCAAACAGGATGTAATAGAGGTTGAAGGAAAAGTTATTGAGCCCCTACCAAATGCCATGTTTAAAGTAGAACTAGAAAACGGGCATAAAGTTTTGGCTCATGTATCAGGAAAAATCAGAATGAACTTTATTAGAATTCTTCCTGGGGATCGGGTTACAATTGAATTATCACCTTATGATCTAAACCGGGGAAGAATTGTTTACCGTTTTAAATAA
- the rpmJ gene encoding 50S ribosomal protein L36, with amino-acid sequence MKVKPSVKPICEKCKVIKRKGRVMVICENPKHKQKQG; translated from the coding sequence ATGAAAGTCAAACCATCGGTGAAACCCATCTGTGAAAAGTGTAAAGTTATTAAAAGAAAAGGCCGTGTTATGGTTATTTGCGAAAACCCCAAGCACAAACAAAAACAGGGATAA
- the rpsM gene encoding 30S ribosomal protein S13, translated as MARISGVDLPRDKRVEIGLTYIYGIGRPTANKILASTGINPDTRVRDLTEDEVSKLREYIDQNHTVEGDLRREVSLNIKRLIEIGSYRGLRHRRGLPVRGQRTKTNARTRKGPKRTVGVKRSK; from the coding sequence ATGGCACGTATTTCCGGTGTAGATTTACCCCGGGATAAGCGGGTTGAAATAGGTTTGACCTATATATATGGTATTGGCAGACCTACCGCTAATAAGATCTTAGCCAGTACGGGAATTAATCCTGATACTAGAGTAAGAGACTTAACCGAAGATGAAGTTTCAAAACTACGTGAGTATATTGACCAAAATCATACCGTTGAAGGTGACTTGCGACGGGAAGTTTCATTAAATATTAAACGCCTGATTGAAATTGGTTCCTACAGAGGGTTGCGACACCGCCGGGGTTTACCGGTTAGGGGACAACGTACTAAAACTAATGCACGGACAAGAAAAGGTCCAAAACGCACTGTAGGCGTGAAACGTAGTAAATAA
- the rpsK gene encoding 30S ribosomal protein S11 produces the protein MAKRQTRTRRRDRKNIENGIAHIKSTFNNTIVTITDKVGNAISWASAGEMGFKGSRKSTPFAAQMAAEQAAKAAMEHGLKEVECYVKGPGSGREAAIRSLQAAGLEVSVIKDVTPIPHNGCRPPKRRRV, from the coding sequence GTGGCAAAAAGACAGACCCGTACTAGAAGAAGAGACCGAAAAAATATTGAAAATGGGATTGCCCATATTAAATCCACTTTTAATAATACGATTGTTACAATTACTGATAAAGTCGGCAACGCTATTTCTTGGGCAAGTGCCGGTGAAATGGGCTTCAAAGGTTCTAGAAAAAGTACACCTTTTGCAGCCCAAATGGCAGCTGAGCAAGCAGCTAAAGCTGCAATGGAACATGGTTTAAAAGAAGTCGAATGTTACGTTAAGGGACCTGGCTCAGGCAGGGAAGCTGCGATTAGATCATTACAGGCAGCAGGTTTAGAGGTTAGCGTTATTAAAGACGTTACTCCTATCCCGCATAATGGCTGCAGGCCGCCAAAACGCAGAAGAGTATAG